One window of the Suricata suricatta isolate VVHF042 chromosome 7, meerkat_22Aug2017_6uvM2_HiC, whole genome shotgun sequence genome contains the following:
- the LOC115296836 gene encoding olfactory receptor 2B2-like — MNGVNASTPGEFILLGFSDRPWLELPLFVVFLISYILTIFGNLAIILVSRLEPKLHTPMYFFLTKLSPLDLCYTTSTVPQMLVNIRSARKVIRYGGCVAQLFIFLALGCTECLLLAVMSFDRFMAICRPLRSSVIMHQRLCLQLAAASWVSGFGNSALQSTWTLQLPLCAHKEVDHFFCEVPALLKLSCVDTAANEAELFFISVLFLLLPLTLILISYAFISRVVVRIQSAEGQRKAFGTCGSHLIVVSLFYGTAISMYVQPPSPASKDRGKMVSPFYGIITPTLNPLIYTLRNKDVKGAFKRLIVCVFLIKK, encoded by the coding sequence ATGAACGGGGTCAACGCGAGCACCCCCGGGGAGTTCATCCTCTTAGGTTTCTCAGACCGACCATGGCTGGAGCTCCCCCTCTTTGTGGTCTTCCTCATTTCCTATATCTTGACTATCTTTGGCAATCTGGCCATAATTCTCGTGTCTCGTCTGGAACCCAAACTCCATACCCCCATGTACTTTTTTCTTACCAAGCTGTCACCCCTGGACCTCTGCTACACCACAAGTACTGTTCCACAAATGCTGGTCAACATACGCAGCGCCAGGAAGGTCATTAGATATGGCGGCTGTGTGGCCCAGCTCTTCATTTTCCTGGCTTTGGGCTGCACTGAATGTCTTCTCCTGGCCGTCATGTCCTTTGATAGGTTCATGGCTATTTGCCGGCCTCTCCGTTCCTCAGTCATCATGCACCAGAGGCTGTGCCTCCAGCTGGCGGCCGCATCCTGGGTCAGTGGCTTTGGCAACTCCGCCTTGCAGTCCACCTGGACCCTCCAGCTGCCACTGTGTGCCCATAAAGAAGTGGATCACTTCTTCTGTGAGGTCCCTGCTCTGCTCAAACTGTCCTGTGTGGACACAGCAGCAAATGAGGCTGAACTATTCTTTATCAGTGTGCTGTTCCTTTTGTTACCTTTGACGCTCATCCTGATATCGTATGCTTTTATTTCCCGAGTGGTGGTGAGAATCCAGTCAGCAGAAGGCCAGCGGAAGGCATTTGGCACATGTGGCTCCCATCTAATTGTGGTGTCTCTGTTTTATGGCACTGCTATCTCCATGTACGTGCAACCGCCATCCCCGGCCTCCAAGGACCGGGGCAAGATGGTGTCCCCCTTCTATGGGATCATCACACCCACGCTCAACCCCCTTATTTACACACTTAGAAACAAAGATGTAAAGGGAGCATTTAAGAGGTTGATTGTGTGCGTCTTCTTGATCAAGAAATAG